From Proteiniborus sp. MB09-C3, the proteins below share one genomic window:
- a CDS encoding TIGR04086 family membrane protein → MSYFKNQNSSSYFIDVIRGTIIGLMLTILLILIFTITLTYTKLSEELIPLINSIIMILGITSGAIFTSRKLERKGWLSGGLIGILYFIIIFFISALFVKSFAMDKYLLIKGLLAIITGCIGGMIGINIK, encoded by the coding sequence ATGAGTTATTTTAAAAATCAAAATAGTTCAAGCTACTTTATAGACGTTATTAGAGGCACTATTATAGGACTAATGCTGACTATTTTACTAATATTAATATTTACCATTACATTAACCTATACAAAGCTTTCGGAAGAACTTATTCCATTAATCAATTCAATTATTATGATTCTAGGGATTACTTCAGGAGCTATTTTTACTTCAAGGAAGCTAGAAAGAAAAGGCTGGCTAAGTGGAGGATTAATAGGGATTCTTTATTTTATTATAATTTTTTTCATAAGTGCATTATTCGTTAAAAGCTTTGCTATGGATAAATACTTATTAATAAAAGGATTACTAGCTATAATTACTGGATGTATAGGAGGAATGATAGGAATAAACATAAAATAA
- the scfA gene encoding six-cysteine ranthipeptide SCIFF, with protein sequence MKHIKTISRRNLKNTIVNHGCGECQTSCQSACKTSCTVGNQKCEK encoded by the coding sequence ATGAAACACATCAAAACTATCAGTAGACGTAATCTAAAGAATACTATTGTTAATCATGGATGTGGAGAATGTCAAACATCATGTCAGTCAGCATGTAAGACATCTTGTACAGTAGGAAACCAAAAGTGTGAAAAATAA
- the secD gene encoding protein translocase subunit SecD, whose protein sequence is MNLRNTIVFILIIALIGAVAYSAVYGIDSGKIKIPTAREKIGLGLDLAGGVYVLLEAQTDETGPELDKKIDQAIAIIRQRVDGLGVSEPNIVKEGSKRIRIELAGLKDTQQAFDMIGKTAQLQFVDPEGNIVVTGKNVKNSEVAFQKGSTGVEEPVVSLEFDKEGAKSFAEATSRLSAKADAKDKVIFIVLDDKVISNPVVRTTINDGKAYIEGGFDVQSASELATLIRAGALPVELKEVQTRVIGPTLGLESLDRSIYAGAIGLAIIFLFMLIMYRIPGLIADIALTVYVLLVLGIMIALGVKLTLPGIAGLILSIGMAVDANVVIYERIKEELRAGKTLRASIDSGFKRALSSVLDANITTLIAGLVLYYFGSGPIKGFGVTLIIGIVASMITAVFITKSLLKLFVGTNLAKNTKLYGA, encoded by the coding sequence ATGAACCTTAGGAATACAATAGTTTTTATATTAATTATTGCGCTTATTGGAGCTGTAGCATATAGTGCTGTATATGGCATTGATTCAGGAAAGATTAAAATCCCTACTGCAAGAGAGAAAATTGGATTAGGACTTGATTTAGCAGGTGGAGTTTATGTATTGCTAGAGGCACAGACAGATGAAACGGGCCCAGAACTAGACAAAAAAATTGACCAGGCCATAGCTATTATTAGACAGAGAGTTGATGGCCTAGGAGTATCAGAACCCAATATTGTTAAAGAAGGCAGCAAAAGAATAAGGATTGAGCTTGCTGGATTAAAGGATACACAACAGGCCTTTGATATGATTGGTAAAACAGCTCAACTTCAATTCGTTGATCCAGAAGGAAACATTGTTGTAACTGGTAAAAATGTTAAAAACTCTGAAGTTGCTTTTCAAAAGGGCAGTACAGGAGTAGAGGAGCCAGTTGTATCTTTAGAATTTGATAAAGAAGGAGCTAAGAGCTTTGCAGAGGCTACTTCAAGATTATCAGCTAAAGCTGATGCCAAAGATAAAGTTATATTCATAGTACTTGACGATAAGGTTATCTCAAATCCAGTTGTAAGGACAACTATAAATGATGGAAAAGCCTATATTGAGGGAGGATTTGATGTCCAAAGTGCTAGTGAACTTGCAACTTTAATTAGAGCAGGAGCTTTGCCAGTAGAACTTAAAGAAGTTCAGACACGTGTTATTGGACCAACACTTGGACTTGAATCTTTAGATAGAAGCATTTATGCTGGTGCAATAGGTTTAGCTATTATATTTTTATTTATGCTTATAATGTATAGAATACCTGGACTTATTGCGGATATAGCCTTAACCGTATATGTATTGCTTGTGTTAGGCATTATGATAGCTTTAGGAGTAAAATTGACTTTACCAGGTATCGCAGGATTAATTCTTTCAATAGGAATGGCTGTTGATGCCAATGTAGTTATTTATGAAAGAATAAAAGAAGAATTGAGAGCAGGAAAAACCCTTAGGGCTTCAATTGATAGTGGTTTTAAAAGAGCATTATCAAGCGTTCTTGATGCAAACATCACAACCCTTATTGCAGGCTTAGTATTATATTATTTCGGAAGTGGTCCAATTAAAGGCTTTGGAGTAACTTTGATTATTGGTATAGTTGCATCAATGATTACAGCAGTATTCATTACTAAGTCCTTATTAAAGCTCTTTGTTGGAACTAATTTAGCAAAAAATACAAAATTATATGGTGCGTAA
- the secF gene encoding protein translocase subunit SecF has product MNFIQRRNIFFILSALVIVCGLIYGLSTGLNYGLDFTGGTLLQISLGKTVPVEDIRKITDTFDTKASIIHAGEGKEEVIIKSTLDLDSQERNEVFAKFKEEYGLEDDALIESQKFGAAIGSEIQKKALLSIVVATIGMLIYISFRFEVKFGLAAIIALLHDTLVVLAVYAVFNIPLDSTFVAAILTIVGYSINDTIVIFDRIRENLKLMKKDKYEDIINTSIKQTLSRTINTSFTTLIAIVTLYVLGVDAIKDFAFPLIVGVIVGTYSSIFIASPVWYLLKTKLKDKNGVNINRA; this is encoded by the coding sequence GTGAACTTTATTCAAAGAAGAAATATATTTTTTATATTATCGGCTTTAGTCATAGTATGTGGTCTCATTTACGGACTTTCTACTGGACTAAACTATGGTTTAGATTTTACTGGTGGAACTTTGCTGCAAATAAGCTTAGGCAAAACTGTTCCTGTTGAGGACATTAGAAAAATCACTGATACTTTTGATACAAAAGCAAGCATAATCCATGCTGGTGAGGGTAAAGAAGAAGTAATAATCAAATCTACATTAGATTTAGATAGTCAAGAGAGAAATGAAGTATTTGCTAAATTTAAAGAAGAATATGGACTTGAAGATGATGCCCTTATAGAGTCACAAAAATTTGGTGCTGCTATTGGTAGTGAAATTCAAAAGAAAGCTCTATTATCAATAGTTGTAGCTACAATTGGTATGCTTATATACATCTCTTTTAGATTTGAAGTTAAGTTTGGTCTAGCTGCAATTATTGCATTATTACATGATACTTTAGTTGTTTTAGCTGTTTATGCTGTGTTTAATATACCCTTAGATAGCACATTTGTAGCTGCAATATTGACTATTGTAGGTTACTCAATAAATGATACAATAGTGATATTTGATAGAATTCGTGAAAACTTAAAGCTCATGAAGAAGGACAAGTACGAGGATATTATCAATACAAGTATAAAGCAGACACTGTCTAGAACAATTAATACCTCTTTTACAACACTAATCGCAATAGTTACTCTATATGTTTTAGGAGTTGATGCCATTAAAGACTTTGCATTTCCTCTAATTGTTGGTGTTATTGTAGGAACATATTCATCAATATTTATTGCTAGCCCAGTATGGTATCTTTTAAAAACAAAGCTTAAGGATAAAAATGGTGTAAACATAAATAGAGCCTAA
- a CDS encoding gamma carbonic anhydrase family protein, whose product MIIEYEGIKPNIPKTCFIADSAEIIGQVKVGEYTSIWYNCVLRGDENSIIIGNHTNIQDGTVIHISKDYSTEIGDYVTVGHKAIVHACKIGDNVLVGMGTIILDGAVVEDNVLIGAGSIVTTGKRIPSGSLVLGSPAKVVRSLTNDEIEHLKQSAIDYVRYAEKHKK is encoded by the coding sequence ATGATAATTGAGTATGAAGGAATAAAACCTAATATACCTAAAACTTGTTTTATAGCCGATAGTGCAGAGATTATTGGACAGGTAAAGGTTGGTGAATACACTAGCATATGGTATAACTGTGTTCTAAGAGGAGACGAGAATTCAATAATTATTGGAAATCATACGAATATACAGGATGGTACAGTTATTCATATAAGTAAGGATTATAGTACTGAAATAGGCGATTATGTAACAGTGGGACATAAAGCAATAGTCCATGCCTGTAAAATAGGAGACAATGTACTTGTAGGAATGGGGACAATTATACTAGATGGTGCAGTAGTAGAGGATAATGTATTAATAGGTGCTGGCAGCATTGTGACGACAGGGAAGAGAATTCCTTCTGGTTCGCTGGTGTTAGGCTCTCCAGCTAAAGTTGTGAGAAGCCTAACTAATGATGAGATTGAGCATTTAAAACAATCTGCCATAGATTATGTTAGATATGCAGAAAAACACAAAAAGTGA
- the scfB gene encoding thioether cross-link-forming SCIFF peptide maturase has protein sequence MIHKFELNNKKLILDINSGSIHVVDDLVWDIIELFEKCERNEIISALNNKYDEQAIAQACEEIQELVDNGLLLSEETIIDNIEYNKENIVKALCLHVAHDCNLRCKYCFASQGDFHGDRLIMPFEIGKKALDLLIQSSGNRRNLEVDFFGGEPLMNFDVVKQLVAYGRELEKKHNKVFRFTITTNGILLDKEKMDFINENMDNVVLSLDGRKEVNDDMRPTVNGQGSYDIITPKFLEFVKLRGNKSYYVRGTFTSKNLDFGKDVINLYNEGFESISVEPVVAKPDQDYALLEEHLPTILKEYEELSQEYIKLHNEGKSFSFFHFMIDLNHGPCFIKRVVGCGAGVEYMAVTPEGDLYPCHQFVGNEDFKMGDVDTGIVNTDLRNKFKAANVYSKEDCKSCWAKYYCSGGCHANAYNFNNDISKPYSIGCEMEKKRIECAISIAANMD, from the coding sequence ATGATTCATAAATTTGAATTAAATAATAAAAAATTAATATTAGACATTAATAGTGGTTCCATTCATGTCGTAGATGACTTAGTGTGGGATATTATAGAGCTGTTTGAAAAATGTGAGCGTAATGAGATTATCAGTGCGTTAAACAACAAATATGACGAGCAGGCAATAGCTCAAGCTTGTGAAGAGATTCAGGAATTAGTTGACAATGGATTGCTATTAAGTGAAGAGACAATAATAGACAATATAGAATACAATAAAGAGAATATTGTTAAGGCTTTATGTTTACATGTTGCACATGATTGTAATCTTAGATGTAAATATTGCTTTGCTTCTCAAGGTGATTTTCATGGAGACAGGCTTATCATGCCTTTTGAAATAGGAAAAAAGGCGTTGGATTTACTAATTCAAAGTTCAGGCAATAGAAGAAATTTAGAGGTTGACTTTTTTGGTGGAGAACCATTAATGAACTTTGATGTTGTAAAGCAGCTTGTAGCATATGGCAGAGAGTTGGAGAAAAAGCATAATAAAGTTTTTAGATTTACTATAACGACAAATGGAATTCTGTTAGATAAAGAAAAGATGGACTTTATAAATGAAAACATGGATAATGTTGTGCTTAGCTTAGATGGCAGAAAAGAAGTTAATGATGATATGAGACCGACAGTGAATGGGCAAGGAAGCTATGATATTATTACTCCAAAATTTCTAGAGTTTGTTAAACTAAGAGGAAATAAATCCTATTATGTCAGAGGAACCTTTACCAGCAAAAACTTAGATTTTGGAAAAGATGTGATTAATCTTTATAATGAAGGATTTGAAAGTATATCGGTAGAGCCTGTAGTGGCGAAGCCTGATCAAGACTATGCATTATTAGAGGAACACTTACCTACAATCCTAAAAGAATACGAAGAATTATCACAAGAATATATTAAACTGCACAATGAGGGGAAATCCTTTAGCTTTTTTCACTTTATGATAGATTTAAATCATGGTCCTTGTTTTATCAAAAGAGTGGTAGGCTGTGGAGCAGGTGTAGAATACATGGCTGTTACTCCAGAGGGAGACTTATATCCTTGTCATCAGTTTGTAGGCAATGAAGATTTTAAAATGGGAGATGTAGATACAGGAATAGTAAATACAGATCTTAGGAACAAATTCAAAGCTGCAAACGTGTATTCAAAGGAAGATTGTAAAAGCTGCTGGGCAAAATATTATTGCAGTGGAGGTTGTCATGCCAATGCATACAACTTTAATAATGACATTAGCAAACCTTATTCCATCGGCTGTGAAATGGAGAAAAAAAGAATTGAGTGCGCAATATCCATTGCTGCGAACATGGATTAG